The Puntigrus tetrazona isolate hp1 chromosome 3, ASM1883169v1, whole genome shotgun sequence genome contains a region encoding:
- the smurf2 gene encoding E3 ubiquitin-protein ligase SMURF2 — protein sequence MSNQGVRRNGPVKLRLTVLCAKNLVKKDFFRLPDPFAKVVVDGSGQCHSTDTVRNTLDPKWNQHYDLYIGKSDSITISVWNHKKIHKKQGAGFLGCVRLLSNSINRLKDTGYQRLDLNKLGPNDSDTVRGQIVVSLQSRDRIGTGGPVVDCSRLFDNDLPDGWEERRTASGRIQYLNHITRSTQWERPTRPASEYSSPGRPLSCLVDENTPIMTPNGAAGVPADDPRVQERRVRSQRHRNYMSRTHLHTPPDLPEGYEQRTTQQGQVYFLHTQTGVSTWHDPRVPRDLSNVNCEELGPLPPGWEIRNTATGRVYFVDHNNRTTQFTDPRLSANLHLVLNPSPNGSRAAVEAQSSRPGQLKEQAQSVVSPGNLPEDPECLTVPKYKRDLVQKLKILRQELSQQQPQAGHCRVEVSREEIFEESYRQVMKMRPKDLWKRLMVKFRGEEGLDYGGVARYWLYLLSHEMLNPYYGLFQYSRDDIYTLQINPDSAVNPEHLSYFHFVGRIMGMAVFHGHYIDGGFTLPFYKQQLLGKPITLDDMESVDPDLHNSLVWILDNDITGVLDHTFCVEHNAYGEIIQHELKPNGKSIPVTQDTKKEYVRLYVNWRFLRGIEAQFLALQKGFNEVIPQHLLKAFDEKELELIVCGLGKIDINDWKSNTRLKHCTPDSNIVKWFWRAVESYDEERRARLLQFVTGSSRVPLQGFKALQGAAGPRLFTIHQIDASTNNLPKAHTCFNRIDIPPYESYDKLYDKLLTAIEETCGFAVE from the exons ATGTCTAATCAAGGAGTTAGAAGAAACGGACCCGTTAAGTTGCGTTTAACAG TTCTGTGCGCAAAGAACCTGGTGAAGAAAGACTTCTTCC gaCTGCCGGACCCCTTTGCCAAGGTGGTGGTGGACGGCTCGGGGCAGTGCCACTCGACAGACACCGTGAGGAACACGCTGGACCCCAAATGGAACCAGCATTATGACCT GTACATCGGGAAGTCGGACTCCATCACCATCAGTGTGTGGAACCATAAGAAGATCCATAAGAAACAGGGAGCCGGATTCCTGGGATGCGTACGACTCCTCTCCAACTCCATTAACCGACTCAAGGACACAGGCT ATCAGCGTCTGGACCTGAACAAGCTGGGGCCCAATGACAGCGATACCGTGAGGGGACAGATAGTAG TTAGTCTTCAGTCCAGGGACAGGATAGGCACCGGAGGGCCAGTGGTGGACTGCAGTCGTCTGTTTGACAACGACCTGCCTGATGG CTGGGAGGAGAGGAGAACTGCATCTGGCCGGATCCAGTATCTGAATCATATCACACGCAGCACCCAATGGGAGAGACCTACCAG GCCTGCGTCTGAGTACTCCAGCCCCGGCCGGCCGCTCAGCTGCCTGGTGGACGAGAACACGCCCATCATGACACCCAACGGGGCGGCGGGCGTTCCTGCGGATGACCCCCGGGTACAGGAGCGCAGGGTTCGCTCTCAGAGACACAGAAACTACATGAGCAGAACTCATCTACACACACCGCCCGACCTGCCCGAGGGATATG AGCAAAGGACCACGCAGCAGGGTCAGGTGTACTTCCTGCACACGCAGACGGGCGTCAGCACGTGGCACGACCCCAGGGTGCCCAG ggaTCTCAGTAATGTGAATTGTGAGGAGTTGGGCCCATTGCCTCCAGGCTGGGAGATAAGAAACACAGCCACCGGACGAGTGTACTTTGTGGACCACAACAACCGAACCACACAGTTCACAGACCCGCGCCTCTCCGCTAACCTGCACCTCGTCCTGAA CCCAAGTCCGAACGGCTCCCGTGCTGCCGTCGAGGCTCAGAGCAG TCGTCCCGGGCAGCTGAAGGAGCAGGCTCAGTCCGTCGTGTCTCCCGGAAATCTCCCCGAGGACCCAGAGTGTCTCACGGTGCCCAAGTACAAGCGGGATCTGGTGCAGAAACTGAAAATCCTGCGGCAGGAGCTGTCCCAGCAGCAGCCGCAGGCGGGACACTGCCGTGTCGAGGTCTCGCGTGAGGAGATCTTTGAG GAATCATACCGGCAGGTGATGAAGATGAGGCCGAAGGACCTGTGGAAGAGGTTGATGGTCAAGTTCAGAGGAGAGGAAGGACTCGACTACGGTGGAGTCGCTAGGTAC TGGTTGTACTTGTTGTCACACGAGATGTTAAATCCATACTACGGACTCTTCCAGTATTCACGAGATGACATCTACACGCTACAGATCAACCCTGACTCTGCCGTCAATCCG gagCATTTGTCTTATTTCCACTTTGTGGGGAGGATTATGGGAATGGCTGTTTTCCACGGGCACTACATAGACGGAGGCTTCACGCTGCCCTTCTACAAGCAGCAGTTGCTAGGGAAACCCATCACTCTGGACGACATGGAGTCGGTGGATCCGGATCTCCACAACAGCCTCGTCTGGATCCT AGATAATGACATCACCGGGGTGTTGGACCACACGTTCTGCGTCGAACACAATGCATATGGAGAGATCATTCAACACGAGCTCAAACCCAACGGCAAGAGCATCCCTGTCACCCAAGACACCAAGAAGGAGTATGTGAG GCTGTATGTGAACTGGCGCTTCCTGAGGGGCATCGAGGCTCAGTTCCTGGCCCTGCAGAAAGGCTTTAACGAGGTCATCCCGCAACACCTACTCAAGGCGTTCGATGAGAAAGAGTTGGAG CTTATTGTGTGCGGGCTCGGGAAGATCGACATCAACGACTGGAAGTCAAACACGCGTCTGAAGCACTGCACTCCTGACAGTAACATCGTGAAGTGGTTCTGGCGGGCCGTGGAGTCGTATGACGAGGAGAGGAGAGCCAGACTGCTGCAGTTTGTCACCGGCTCCTCCAGAGTCCCGCTGCAAGGATTCAAAGCCCTGCAAG GTGCTGCTGGACCACGTCTCTTCACCATCCATCAGATCGACGCCAGCACCAACAACCTGCCCAAAGCACACACTTG CTTCAACCGCATCGACATTCCTCCGTACGAGAGCTACGACAAACTCTACGACAAGCTGCTGACGGCCATCGAGGAGACCTGCGGCTTCGCTGTGGAATGA